A window of the Butyricimonas virosa genome harbors these coding sequences:
- the hisG gene encoding ATP phosphoribosyltransferase produces MVKLKVAIQKSGRLNEDTLELLKECGICINNGKDQLMAQASNFPLEVLYLRNSDIPHYVEDGIVDVAIIGENTVIEKRANVLKLLDLGFSGCRVSIAIPKSEEFTGLDWLQGKRIATSYPNTLNDFLRQNRIQAETHVITGSVEIAPGIGLADAICDIVSSGSTLFKNGLTEVHTLFKSTAVLVANPELDEERLRLTEQLIFRMKAVLAAKCNKYILLNAPEEKLQEICNILPGVKSPTIMPLGMKGWYSLHSVVNENKFWESIGALKAAGAEGILVVPIEKMVE; encoded by the coding sequence ATGGTGAAATTAAAAGTCGCAATTCAAAAATCAGGTCGATTGAACGAGGACACGCTCGAATTATTGAAAGAGTGTGGAATTTGTATTAATAACGGGAAAGATCAGTTGATGGCACAAGCCTCTAATTTCCCGTTGGAGGTGTTGTATTTACGGAACTCGGATATTCCTCATTACGTGGAGGATGGAATTGTTGACGTGGCGATTATCGGGGAGAACACGGTGATCGAGAAACGGGCAAATGTATTGAAATTGCTAGATTTGGGTTTTTCGGGTTGCCGGGTTTCTATTGCTATTCCTAAATCGGAGGAATTTACCGGGTTAGATTGGTTGCAGGGAAAGCGGATTGCAACTTCCTACCCTAACACGTTGAATGATTTTCTGAGGCAAAATAGAATTCAAGCAGAGACACACGTGATCACGGGGTCGGTGGAGATCGCTCCCGGTATAGGGTTAGCCGATGCGATTTGTGATATCGTGAGTTCCGGTAGTACGCTTTTTAAAAACGGGTTGACGGAGGTCCACACGTTGTTTAAATCTACAGCTGTTTTGGTGGCTAATCCGGAGTTGGATGAGGAAAGACTACGGTTAACGGAACAGTTGATATTCAGAATGAAGGCGGTGTTGGCTGCCAAGTGCAATAAGTATATCCTGTTGAATGCGCCTGAAGAGAAGTTACAGGAGATTTGCAATATACTTCCGGGAGTGAAAAGTCCGACAATTATGCCGCTGGGGATGAAAGGATGGTATTCTCTGCATTCGGTGGTGAACGAGAATAAATTTTGGGAGTCTATCGGGGCATTGAAAGCGGCGGGTGCGGAAGGGATTCTGGTGGTGCCGATAGAGAAAATGGTAGAGTAA
- the hisD gene encoding histidinol dehydrogenase, which translates to MQKILYPEREKWTRILERPENKGEDLDKVCKAVFDEVRRDGDEALRKYTWYFDRVRLGRFEVTEEEFQEADRLVDAGLKEAIRVAKGNIEEFHKVQIPGKCEYVNERGFRCWQEGRAIDRVGLYVPGGSAPLFSTVLMLAVPAKLAGCREVVICTPPGRDGRVNPAILWTARLCGVTRVFKVGGIQAIAALALGTESVGRVDKIFGPGNRFVTAAKQWVGRYGVAIDMPAGPSELMVVADESARASFVAADLLSQAEHGPDSQVLLVTCDESLIDRVEEELNRQLDQIPRKVIAGEALGNSKYIVLRSREECVELVNCYAPEHLMLSVKDYLDWVPEIRNAGSVFLGHYSPESAGDYASGTNHTLPTNGYARAYSGVNMDAFMKKITFQEITPEGLLYLGKTIEMMADNEKLEAHGNAVRVRNLEFKI; encoded by the coding sequence ATGCAGAAAATATTATATCCAGAGAGGGAAAAGTGGACGAGGATTTTAGAGCGTCCGGAGAATAAAGGAGAGGATTTGGACAAGGTGTGTAAGGCGGTGTTTGATGAGGTGAGGAGAGATGGCGATGAGGCGTTGAGGAAGTACACGTGGTATTTTGATCGGGTGAGGTTAGGACGGTTTGAGGTGACGGAGGAGGAGTTTCAAGAGGCTGATAGGCTGGTGGATGCGGGGTTGAAGGAGGCGATTCGGGTTGCCAAGGGGAATATCGAGGAGTTTCACAAGGTACAGATTCCCGGAAAGTGTGAATACGTGAACGAAAGGGGATTCCGGTGCTGGCAGGAAGGCCGGGCGATAGACCGGGTGGGATTGTATGTCCCGGGCGGGAGCGCTCCCCTGTTTTCAACAGTACTGATGTTGGCGGTTCCGGCGAAGTTGGCCGGGTGCCGGGAGGTGGTGATCTGTACGCCGCCGGGAAGGGATGGACGGGTGAATCCGGCTATTTTGTGGACAGCCCGGTTGTGTGGGGTAACCCGTGTTTTTAAAGTGGGAGGGATTCAAGCTATCGCTGCACTGGCATTAGGGACGGAGAGTGTGGGACGGGTGGATAAGATTTTTGGACCGGGCAATCGTTTCGTGACGGCGGCGAAACAATGGGTTGGACGTTATGGCGTGGCGATCGATATGCCTGCCGGGCCTTCGGAGTTGATGGTGGTAGCGGATGAATCGGCACGGGCCTCGTTCGTGGCGGCTGATTTGTTGTCGCAGGCGGAACACGGGCCGGATAGTCAAGTACTTCTAGTGACTTGCGATGAATCACTGATTGATCGTGTGGAAGAGGAGTTGAACAGGCAGTTGGATCAAATTCCTCGCAAGGTTATTGCAGGGGAGGCTCTGGGGAATTCTAAATATATTGTTTTACGTTCCCGGGAAGAGTGCGTGGAGCTGGTGAATTGTTATGCACCGGAGCATTTGATGCTGAGCGTGAAGGATTATTTGGATTGGGTACCGGAAATTCGGAATGCGGGTTCTGTGTTTTTGGGACACTATTCCCCGGAGAGTGCGGGGGATTATGCGTCTGGGACGAATCACACCTTACCCACGAACGGGTATGCCCGTGCGTATAGCGGGGTGAACATGGATGCCTTTATGAAAAAGATAACTTTCCAAGAGATCACGCCGGAAGGTTTGCTCTATTTGGGAAAAACGATCGAAATGATGGCGGATAACGAAAAGTTGGAGGCACACGGGAATGCGGTAAGGGTTAGGAATTTAGAATTTAAAATTTAG